The Armatimonadota bacterium genome includes a region encoding these proteins:
- a CDS encoding alpha/beta hydrolase: MVVLPDQRFPVEGGAAAFDLFRPAGDGPFPLVVFVHGGGWISGDRTDYREEALWLAPHGYACACIDYRLAPLYPYPTPIADCQRFFSFAAQNAASLGIDTDDMTVFGNSAGGHLALMCGLCESVAGSGEPAVRPQSVVAVCAISDLRVPEQSNLPLSFTFLEQFMDGGYEGREEQWAAASPVCHLEHARGRFLIVHGTEDDVVPVDQSRSLVQRLTGLGTDVEFVELQGESHSFSWDGWSTIRSEALEFLKQGRSVRSR, encoded by the coding sequence ATGGTGGTCCTACCCGACCAACGCTTTCCGGTCGAGGGCGGGGCGGCGGCCTTCGACCTCTTCCGCCCCGCGGGCGACGGCCCGTTCCCGCTCGTCGTGTTCGTACACGGAGGCGGCTGGATCAGCGGCGACCGGACCGATTACCGGGAAGAGGCGTTGTGGTTGGCCCCGCACGGCTATGCCTGTGCGTGCATCGACTACCGATTGGCGCCGCTGTACCCTTATCCGACGCCGATCGCGGACTGCCAACGGTTCTTTTCTTTCGCCGCCCAGAACGCGGCGTCCCTCGGGATCGATACGGACGACATGACGGTGTTCGGCAACAGCGCGGGCGGTCACCTCGCCCTCATGTGCGGGCTTTGCGAGTCCGTCGCCGGCTCCGGCGAGCCGGCCGTCCGGCCCCAGTCGGTGGTGGCGGTGTGCGCGATCTCGGACCTTCGAGTGCCGGAGCAGTCGAACCTTCCCCTGTCGTTCACGTTTCTCGAGCAGTTCATGGACGGCGGTTACGAGGGTCGGGAAGAACAATGGGCGGCGGCGAGCCCGGTCTGCCATCTGGAACATGCGAGGGGTCGTTTCCTGATCGTCCACGGCACCGAAGACGACGTCGTGCCCGTCGACCAAAGCCGCTCGCTCGTCCAACGCTTGACCGGTCTAGGAACGGACGTCGAGTTCGTGGAGCTTCAAGGCGAGTCGCATTCCTTCAGTTGGGACGGCTGGTCGACCATTCGTAGCGAAGCGTTGGAGTTCCTCAAGCAAGGTCGTTCCGTCCGAAGCCGGTGA
- a CDS encoding threonine aldolase family protein produces MSVDLRSDTVTRPTPDMYAAMAAAELDDDVLGHDPTTRRLEELAAGMTGMEDALFVPSGTMGNQIALATHTKPGDSVLFDDDAHMVFYECGSPAVLSGVQVRTVPSQGGVMDSGAVSRRALVRSEHTPGTTLLCLENTHNRAGGTVTDVATHQALKAAAASLGIPVHLDGARVFNAAVALGVPVGDVTRHVDTVSICLSKGLCSPVGSVLCGPCGFVQEARYWRKRLGGGMRQSGILSACGIVSLTKMVDRLSEDHRRCRELADRVSRLPGATPVPPQTNILMIDTDAPAAAWADALECEGVRTVPMGPYRLRAVFHKDVDDAGLEQALLAFEKVGASRLGQSLSV; encoded by the coding sequence ATGTCCGTCGACCTGCGTTCCGACACCGTGACCCGGCCCACGCCGGACATGTACGCGGCGATGGCTGCGGCGGAATTGGACGACGACGTGCTCGGACACGACCCGACCACCCGACGGCTCGAGGAGCTGGCCGCGGGAATGACGGGGATGGAAGACGCACTGTTCGTTCCGAGCGGAACGATGGGCAACCAGATCGCGCTCGCGACGCACACGAAGCCTGGTGACAGCGTCCTCTTCGACGACGACGCCCACATGGTCTTCTACGAATGCGGTTCCCCGGCCGTGCTCAGCGGCGTCCAAGTTCGGACCGTGCCGTCCCAAGGAGGCGTCATGGACAGCGGCGCGGTCTCCCGAAGGGCGTTGGTCCGAAGCGAGCACACGCCCGGCACGACCCTTCTCTGCCTTGAGAACACTCACAACCGCGCGGGAGGGACGGTGACCGACGTGGCGACGCACCAAGCGCTCAAGGCCGCGGCCGCAAGTCTCGGCATCCCCGTCCATCTCGATGGCGCCAGGGTGTTCAACGCGGCCGTCGCGCTCGGAGTCCCGGTCGGAGACGTCACACGTCACGTCGACACGGTCAGCATTTGCCTGAGTAAGGGTCTGTGCTCCCCCGTCGGATCCGTCCTTTGCGGCCCGTGCGGGTTCGTGCAAGAGGCCCGCTATTGGCGGAAGCGACTGGGCGGAGGGATGCGCCAGTCCGGGATCCTGTCTGCGTGCGGCATCGTCAGCCTGACAAAGATGGTCGACCGCCTGTCCGAGGACCACCGCCGTTGCAGAGAACTCGCCGACCGCGTGTCCCGGCTTCCCGGCGCGACACCGGTCCCTCCCCAGACGAACATTCTGATGATCGACACGGATGCTCCGGCCGCGGCTTGGGCCGACGCTCTCGAGTGCGAGGGTGTCAGGACGGTACCGATGGGGCCGTACCGCTTGCGGGCCGTGTTCCACAAAGACGTCGACGACGCCGGACTAGAACAGGCACTCCTGGCCTTCGAGAAGGTGGGCGCATCCCGCCTCGGTCAAAGTCTGTCGGTTTAA
- a CDS encoding WecB/TagA/CpsF family glycosyltransferase, whose translation MIRTQTPESRPTIGLLGARVSTLDMAGTLAAVEEMVAEGGPHMLVTADASGFVIARSDLELAAIYAGASLVTPDSQGVVWALNRKGAGVKARVSGVDLVAEICRMSANTGLRLFFLGAEPGVAETAAERLRLMFPGCHIVGTRHGYFPPDDDLIVAEEVARSKPDVLFVAMGIPRQEKFIAKTMEIVRAKLAMGVGGSLDVFSGRAKRAPKLVQALKSEWLWRLMLNPSKFSKVKTLPKFVRLVLREGR comes from the coding sequence ATGATCCGGACGCAGACGCCCGAATCCCGGCCGACCATCGGCCTCTTGGGGGCCCGCGTGAGTACGCTCGACATGGCGGGCACTCTGGCCGCTGTCGAGGAGATGGTCGCTGAAGGTGGCCCGCACATGCTCGTGACGGCCGACGCCTCCGGGTTCGTCATCGCCCGCTCCGATCTGGAGCTGGCCGCGATCTATGCCGGCGCGTCGCTCGTCACGCCGGACAGCCAAGGCGTGGTGTGGGCTTTGAACCGCAAGGGAGCCGGGGTCAAAGCGAGGGTCAGCGGGGTCGACCTTGTCGCCGAAATCTGCCGGATGAGCGCGAACACGGGACTCAGGCTCTTCTTCCTCGGTGCCGAACCGGGCGTGGCCGAAACAGCGGCCGAACGGCTCCGCTTGATGTTCCCCGGCTGCCACATCGTGGGCACGAGGCACGGCTACTTTCCGCCCGACGACGACCTGATCGTGGCCGAGGAGGTCGCGCGCTCGAAGCCGGACGTCCTCTTCGTGGCGATGGGCATCCCCCGACAGGAGAAGTTCATCGCGAAGACGATGGAGATCGTCCGGGCCAAGCTCGCGATGGGGGTCGGGGGCTCGCTGGACGTGTTCAGCGGCAGGGCCAAGCGCGCTCCGAAACTGGTGCAGGCGTTGAAGTCGGAATGGTTGTGGCGCCTGATGCTGAACCCAAGCAAGTTTTCGAAAGTGAAGACGTTGCCCAAGTTCGTCCGACTGGTCTTGCGCGAAGGAAGATGA
- a CDS encoding cytochrome c maturation protein CcmE: protein MRPGAIVAVLLSVVGLTAVVFAFMSNASPYVTVREARVRKGDNMHLSGDIVPGTLRSDVRAGVVSFDVKDEEGQTATVLYQGPPPANMGSATKVVAIGGMKEGVFHSEKLLLKCPSKYETKA from the coding sequence ATGCGCCCAGGTGCGATCGTAGCCGTTCTTCTCAGCGTCGTTGGACTCACAGCCGTCGTTTTCGCGTTCATGTCGAACGCCAGTCCCTATGTCACCGTGCGCGAAGCGCGGGTGCGGAAGGGCGACAATATGCACCTCTCCGGGGACATAGTCCCAGGGACGCTCCGGTCCGACGTGCGCGCGGGTGTCGTCAGTTTCGACGTCAAAGACGAGGAAGGTCAGACGGCCACGGTGCTCTATCAAGGGCCGCCTCCGGCGAACATGGGCTCGGCGACCAAGGTCGTCGCGATCGGTGGCATGAAGGAGGGCGTTTTCCACTCGGAGAAGCTCCTTCTCAAGTGCCCGTCGAAGTACGAGACCAAGGCTTAG
- a CDS encoding cob(I)yrinic acid a,c-diamide adenosyltransferase: protein MKIYTRTGDDGTTGLIGGRRVDKDDLVVEACGALDELNAAIGLVRTVSGGWPLDLLLERVQGLVFEVGAETASEEGRPHACTAELVTIDQDLERSIDIQQSMLPKLTRFILPGGSEVGARLHFARTVCRASERRMVALARQKPVRQEILTFLNRLSDWMFVAARTANHEAGRPEHEWQKED, encoded by the coding sequence ATGAAGATCTACACGCGGACCGGTGACGACGGAACGACGGGCCTGATCGGTGGCCGAAGGGTCGACAAGGACGACCTCGTCGTCGAAGCGTGCGGCGCTCTGGACGAACTGAACGCAGCGATCGGGCTCGTGAGGACCGTCTCTGGCGGGTGGCCCCTGGACCTTCTCCTCGAGCGTGTGCAGGGGCTGGTCTTCGAAGTCGGGGCGGAGACGGCGTCCGAGGAAGGCCGACCGCACGCCTGTACCGCCGAGCTCGTGACGATCGACCAAGACCTGGAACGGTCGATCGACATCCAGCAGTCCATGTTGCCCAAGCTCACGCGGTTCATACTTCCGGGTGGCTCGGAAGTCGGCGCACGGTTGCACTTCGCCCGCACGGTCTGTCGGGCGTCCGAACGTCGGATGGTCGCGCTGGCGAGGCAAAAACCTGTCCGGCAAGAAATCTTGACGTTTCTGAACCGTCTGTCCGATTGGATGTTCGTCGCCGCCCGGACGGCGAACCATGAGGCCGGAAGGCCCGAACACGAGTGGCAAAAGGAAGATTGA
- a CDS encoding ribonuclease H-like domain-containing protein encodes MLQRTFLHVPGLGAHTERSLWSQGCVTWEHYLREPESYNTGGCDRVRLEQTVRNSKTALMERRHQYFADALGAREAWRAWPEFRKSCLYLDIETDGGQSGDSVTCIGLYDGTAFRCLVQGEDLALFPDIVSHYGMIVTFFGSGFDVPMLRRAFPHVHFDQIHVDLCPTLKRLGFRGGLKKIEKQLGIGRSDETDGLSGMDAVRLWREYQRGRTASLDTLIQYNQEDVVNLERLAEIAYARLNRQTLTEAGCAHLLEGQECLF; translated from the coding sequence TTGCTCCAAAGGACGTTCCTTCACGTTCCCGGACTCGGTGCGCACACCGAACGCTCGCTGTGGAGCCAAGGTTGCGTCACGTGGGAGCACTACCTCCGTGAACCGGAATCCTACAACACCGGTGGGTGCGACCGTGTCCGGCTCGAGCAGACCGTCCGAAACTCCAAGACCGCGTTAATGGAACGGCGTCACCAGTACTTCGCCGACGCTCTCGGTGCCCGGGAAGCATGGCGCGCCTGGCCCGAGTTCCGGAAGTCGTGCCTCTATCTGGACATTGAAACGGACGGTGGTCAGAGCGGCGATTCCGTCACGTGTATCGGACTCTATGACGGTACGGCCTTCCGTTGCCTGGTCCAAGGCGAAGACCTCGCCCTGTTCCCGGACATCGTGTCGCATTACGGCATGATCGTCACGTTCTTCGGCTCCGGGTTCGACGTCCCGATGCTCCGTCGTGCGTTTCCACACGTCCACTTCGACCAGATCCACGTCGACCTTTGCCCGACGCTCAAGCGGCTCGGATTCCGTGGAGGGCTGAAGAAGATCGAGAAGCAACTCGGCATTGGCCGCAGCGACGAGACGGACGGTCTGAGCGGCATGGACGCCGTCCGGTTGTGGCGCGAATACCAGCGGGGCCGAACAGCGTCGCTCGACACGCTGATCCAGTACAACCAGGAAGACGTCGTCAACCTTGAGCGGCTCGCCGAAATCGCTTACGCGCGGTTAAACCGACAGACTTTGACCGAGGCGGGATGCGCCCACCTTCTCGAAGGCCAGGAGTGCCTGTTCTAG
- the ccsA gene encoding cytochrome c biogenesis protein CcsA, with product MAAPPWSLALGQFGSASVVVALVLQVASLVLWLFVPKAPKLEAWARLSFTLGCVAFFGALASVVTLFVNDQFQYKYVFDHGSKETPLKYKIAGTWSGQEGSILLWGSASALFGLLTAGRTGADRRWYSVVYAAFLACVAAILAFESPFDLNLVGGKAVVPATGVGLNPTLMNYWMVIHPPVIFCGFGSLTVLFAWSVAAMVRKDMTSWLPAVRPWALVSTAVLGVGLAMGGFWAYETLGWGGFWMWDPVENTSFVPWVGVAAFLHGIMVQTSRQKWFFTNAVLAGLPFPLFCYGTFLTRSGFLGDTSVHSFAEMDSKALWILITLVVVGTTGFLTLWGVRATQLKASLPAPKDMKPFPVNRESLIGIGVWLLVGFGIVTAIGMSVPFFQTIAGQKPKVVEEQLYNTVLSFFFLPLTVMMAVGPFLTWRGASVRDVVGKIVNVFSISLMLTGFCLIWVNFAGRQFFGIDLPGVPVDQNATTMLLTKFPVSRTAWTMVLTFFCLFGVVGAVWKAAETGKRSFTTFAGMLTHVGVGLAILGLIFSRGFEQKVDAFLITTSAPADALGYKLTAEPSKTNFVDPNNKVKVKAVGPDGTFVMEPGLYFRGMDESGQPMPMVWPAIHGRGLYDFYLVVHNLTMDASGPTQMAKGDQRLLKEEKLLLVYNGLKTEGPLGQKGATFKAQVSVETPDGHFDVEPTLRMGENGIENEPARVGDKFRVSLQSIDAKDKSATLQVHYNEPAYVAEAFYKPLTILVWLGVGIMTLGGGLAAWGRRPRRALRPEPIVSEAEPETLPKSPENRHAPEPAPQS from the coding sequence GTGGCCGCTCCACCGTGGTCGCTCGCATTAGGGCAGTTCGGCTCGGCGTCCGTCGTGGTCGCCCTTGTCCTCCAGGTCGCGAGCCTCGTCCTGTGGCTCTTCGTACCGAAGGCCCCTAAGCTCGAAGCGTGGGCCAGGCTCTCTTTCACCCTGGGTTGTGTGGCGTTCTTCGGCGCTCTGGCTTCGGTCGTCACGCTGTTCGTCAACGACCAGTTCCAGTACAAGTACGTCTTCGACCACGGTTCGAAGGAAACCCCGCTGAAGTACAAGATCGCGGGCACGTGGTCGGGCCAAGAGGGTTCGATCCTCCTCTGGGGCTCAGCGTCCGCTCTCTTCGGACTCCTGACGGCCGGGAGGACGGGGGCTGACCGACGGTGGTACTCCGTCGTCTATGCGGCGTTCCTCGCCTGTGTCGCCGCGATCCTCGCGTTCGAGTCGCCGTTCGACTTGAACCTGGTCGGCGGCAAAGCCGTCGTTCCTGCGACGGGCGTCGGACTGAACCCGACTTTGATGAACTACTGGATGGTGATCCATCCGCCCGTCATCTTCTGCGGTTTTGGTTCCTTGACGGTTCTGTTCGCGTGGTCCGTCGCGGCCATGGTCCGGAAGGACATGACGTCGTGGTTACCTGCGGTCCGACCATGGGCGCTCGTGAGCACGGCCGTTCTCGGGGTCGGGCTCGCCATGGGCGGGTTCTGGGCCTACGAAACGCTCGGCTGGGGCGGGTTCTGGATGTGGGACCCGGTCGAGAACACGAGCTTCGTGCCTTGGGTCGGCGTCGCCGCCTTCTTGCACGGCATCATGGTGCAGACCTCCCGTCAAAAGTGGTTCTTCACGAACGCGGTGCTGGCCGGACTTCCCTTCCCGCTCTTCTGTTACGGCACGTTCCTGACCCGGTCGGGGTTCCTGGGCGACACGAGCGTCCACAGCTTTGCCGAGATGGACAGCAAGGCCCTTTGGATCTTGATCACCTTGGTCGTCGTGGGGACCACCGGCTTTCTGACCCTCTGGGGAGTCCGAGCGACGCAGTTGAAGGCTTCGTTGCCCGCGCCGAAAGACATGAAGCCGTTCCCGGTCAACCGGGAGTCGCTGATCGGAATCGGCGTCTGGCTCTTGGTCGGCTTCGGCATCGTGACGGCCATCGGGATGAGCGTCCCGTTCTTCCAGACCATCGCAGGACAGAAGCCCAAAGTGGTCGAGGAACAGCTCTACAACACGGTCCTCAGCTTCTTTTTCCTCCCCTTGACGGTCATGATGGCCGTCGGCCCGTTCTTGACGTGGCGCGGCGCGTCCGTGCGCGACGTCGTCGGAAAGATCGTGAACGTGTTCTCGATCAGTCTCATGCTGACCGGGTTCTGCCTCATTTGGGTGAATTTCGCCGGCCGCCAGTTCTTCGGGATCGATCTCCCTGGCGTGCCCGTCGACCAGAACGCGACGACCATGCTCTTGACCAAGTTCCCGGTCTCGAGAACGGCCTGGACGATGGTCTTGACGTTCTTCTGCCTCTTCGGGGTCGTGGGCGCGGTCTGGAAGGCGGCCGAAACAGGCAAGCGTTCGTTCACCACCTTCGCGGGCATGCTGACCCATGTCGGCGTCGGACTTGCGATCCTCGGGTTGATCTTCTCGCGAGGCTTCGAACAAAAGGTCGACGCGTTCCTGATCACGACCTCGGCTCCGGCCGATGCGCTCGGCTATAAGCTGACGGCCGAACCGTCCAAGACCAATTTCGTCGACCCGAACAACAAGGTCAAAGTCAAAGCCGTCGGACCGGACGGGACGTTCGTCATGGAACCGGGGCTCTACTTCCGCGGAATGGACGAAAGCGGCCAACCGATGCCGATGGTCTGGCCCGCGATCCACGGTCGAGGGCTTTACGACTTTTACTTGGTCGTCCACAACCTGACGATGGACGCATCAGGGCCGACGCAGATGGCGAAGGGCGACCAACGGTTGTTGAAAGAAGAAAAGCTCCTCCTCGTTTACAACGGTCTGAAGACGGAGGGACCTCTTGGACAGAAGGGAGCGACGTTCAAAGCGCAGGTCTCTGTCGAGACGCCGGACGGCCACTTCGACGTCGAACCGACGTTGAGAATGGGCGAGAACGGGATCGAGAACGAGCCGGCGCGGGTCGGGGACAAGTTCCGGGTCAGTCTTCAGTCGATCGACGCCAAGGACAAGTCGGCGACCTTACAGGTGCACTACAACGAGCCGGCCTATGTGGCTGAGGCGTTCTATAAGCCCCTGACCATCCTGGTCTGGCTCGGGGTCGGTATCATGACGCTCGGCGGCGGATTGGCGGCTTGGGGACGACGGCCTCGAAGGGCCCTTCGGCCTGAGCCTATCGTCTCGGAGGCCGAACCCGAAACCCTCCCGAAGAGTCCAGAGAACCGGCATGCGCCTGAACCAGCTCCTCAAAGCTAA
- a CDS encoding DUF2092 domain-containing protein has protein sequence MTLAALLLVTAPQDALPKAGETVSKMIAKYHDAKTLKGDIVTTIRLGDQSVQISTSLQAQRPDKLYIRQSVGEQVYVLTCDGKNFSYNKPVSTLVAKSDLRLMEPFVAGMGLGDVYRAAAESLAERSAPLDLAISDMRDLKRLREQWVGLDLTGEVDWNGEKVYRITGQWRLTTTSPVTANLGLYVTKDGELRRFVLDQLPNVLQDDKSGTVKVSRDYDVHISVDTTVDPKLFTVLK, from the coding sequence ATGACGTTGGCAGCACTGCTTTTGGTCACGGCACCCCAAGACGCGCTCCCGAAAGCGGGCGAGACCGTCTCGAAGATGATCGCGAAGTACCATGACGCGAAGACGCTCAAGGGCGATATCGTCACGACGATCCGCCTGGGCGACCAGTCCGTACAGATCTCGACCAGCCTCCAAGCACAGCGCCCGGACAAGCTCTACATCCGCCAGTCGGTCGGTGAACAGGTGTACGTCTTGACGTGCGACGGGAAGAACTTCAGTTACAACAAGCCGGTGAGCACGCTCGTCGCCAAAAGCGACCTGCGCCTCATGGAGCCGTTCGTGGCCGGAATGGGCCTTGGGGACGTTTATCGGGCCGCCGCCGAGAGCCTGGCCGAAAGGTCGGCCCCGCTCGATCTCGCGATCTCCGACATGCGGGACTTGAAGAGGCTCCGCGAACAATGGGTCGGACTGGACCTGACGGGCGAGGTCGACTGGAACGGGGAGAAGGTCTACCGGATCACCGGGCAGTGGCGCCTCACGACGACGAGCCCCGTGACCGCGAACCTAGGGCTCTACGTCACGAAGGACGGAGAGTTGCGCCGGTTCGTCCTGGACCAGCTTCCGAACGTTTTGCAGGACGACAAAAGCGGCACCGTCAAGGTCTCGCGCGACTACGATGTCCACATTTCTGTCGACACCACGGTCGATCCGAAGCTTTTCACCGTCTTGAAATAG
- the sdhB gene encoding succinate dehydrogenase iron-sulfur subunit has protein sequence MPSLVRLRIRRQERPGADVRYDTFDVPLHPNMNVVSALMEVRKNPVSEGRDVTPPAWEAACLEEVCGSCTMNINGRVRQACTALIEEVAEKVGDTYEVTLEPMRKFPLVRDLMVDRSSMFGALIKVKGWVPIDGSFDRGMAPPQDDHVRRLRYELSKCMTCGCCLEACPQVSEKTTFVGPQAIGQALLFNLHPVGKTLSGERLDYLTTEEGITNCGNAQNCVKVCPKEVPLTHAIAELNRQTTVHKVKQWFGLGEP, from the coding sequence ATGCCGTCCCTCGTGCGATTGCGCATCCGCCGACAGGAGCGCCCCGGCGCCGACGTCCGGTACGACACGTTCGACGTGCCGCTCCATCCGAACATGAACGTCGTCTCCGCCCTGATGGAGGTGCGGAAGAACCCGGTATCGGAAGGAAGAGACGTCACGCCTCCGGCTTGGGAGGCCGCATGCCTCGAAGAAGTGTGCGGGTCTTGCACGATGAACATCAACGGCCGAGTGCGGCAAGCGTGCACGGCGTTGATCGAAGAGGTCGCGGAAAAGGTCGGTGACACGTACGAAGTCACGCTCGAACCGATGCGGAAATTCCCGCTCGTCCGCGATCTGATGGTGGACAGGAGTTCGATGTTCGGAGCCTTGATCAAGGTCAAAGGCTGGGTGCCGATCGACGGTTCGTTCGACCGAGGTATGGCCCCGCCTCAAGACGACCATGTCCGCCGTCTCCGCTACGAACTCTCAAAGTGCATGACGTGCGGCTGTTGCCTCGAAGCCTGCCCGCAGGTCAGCGAGAAGACGACGTTCGTCGGCCCGCAAGCGATCGGCCAGGCCCTCTTGTTCAACCTGCACCCCGTCGGCAAGACCCTGTCGGGCGAACGGCTGGACTATCTGACCACGGAGGAGGGGATCACCAACTGCGGCAATGCACAGAACTGCGTCAAGGTCTGTCCTAAGGAAGTGCCCCTCACCCATGCGATCGCCGAACTGAACCGCCAGACGACGGTCCACAAGGTCAAGCAATGGTTCGGACTCGGCGAGCCGTAA
- a CDS encoding ferrous iron transport protein A — MSESVNASVCSFAGLCLGNRCRVVCVDADGGTACRLMEMGLTPGTEFTVTKVAPFGDPIEIEVRGTRICLRRKETQEISVEKVG, encoded by the coding sequence GTGTCGGAATCGGTCAACGCGTCGGTTTGCAGTTTTGCAGGACTCTGCCTGGGCAACAGGTGCCGTGTCGTCTGCGTCGACGCGGACGGCGGGACGGCGTGCCGGCTGATGGAAATGGGGTTGACCCCTGGCACCGAATTCACCGTGACGAAGGTCGCCCCCTTCGGAGATCCGATCGAAATCGAAGTCCGCGGTACGCGAATCTGTCTGCGCCGCAAGGAAACGCAAGAGATCTCCGTCGAAAAGGTGGGGTAG
- the feoB gene encoding ferrous iron transport protein B: MARSASTDERAALVALVGNPNSGKTSLFNALTGSNQKVGNYPGVTVERVSGKAVFDGGKKVTVVDVPGLYSMRPVSVDEEVATELVAGTAEEGEPDVLVCVIDVTHLERNLFFFSQIVGSQIPTVVALTMTDVLQREGKSIDVDRLSDALGVPVVPVVSHKGTGLAELRAAIVATLASHVRPEVDLGFPSIVREPVFRLHELLARAGIDVTKSAVREALLDENAPLNRKLKNTPEFVQAFAEERTAIMSGAVQGKTLDAQARYAWAGRVRQETVVEPNRLSRRGSDKIDAFLTHRVFGLIFFVAVMYTVFQSIYTLATPLMQVIESATDAVKGFVAPMLAGNPTVQSLVVDGVVTGIGTVFMFLPQILILFFFIAVLEGSGYLARAAFLMDRLLGWCGLNGRAFIPLLSSFACAVPGIMAARVMPDHRSRLVTILVAPLMSCSARLPVYVLMIGAFIEPKYGPLWAGFALFAMHFVGLAFAVPIVFILNKGVFRTRKLPFVLELPRYQWPRLRDVFLTMVSRVKVFLNTAGTIIFVMSIAIWALLSFPKSAEADARYAADHARLAPAVELGKYVQARQTEDSFLGQFGRAIEPAFKPAGFDWRLTTAVLAAFPAREVVVSAMGIIFDMGGDVDESSGDLRTAISRATWPDGKPLMTVPTSISLMVFFALCCQCMATLAAIKRETGTWKWAAFAFVYMTVLAYVSAVAIYQIGSRIAGG; this comes from the coding sequence GTGGCGCGTAGCGCCTCGACCGACGAACGGGCCGCCCTCGTCGCGCTTGTCGGCAACCCGAATTCCGGAAAGACCAGCCTCTTCAACGCCCTGACAGGCTCCAATCAAAAGGTCGGCAACTACCCGGGTGTCACCGTCGAACGTGTCAGCGGCAAGGCCGTGTTCGACGGTGGGAAGAAGGTCACGGTCGTCGATGTTCCCGGGCTCTACAGCATGCGTCCGGTTTCCGTAGACGAAGAGGTCGCGACGGAGTTGGTGGCGGGGACGGCCGAAGAGGGCGAGCCAGACGTCCTCGTTTGCGTCATCGACGTCACCCACCTCGAGCGCAACTTGTTCTTCTTCAGCCAGATCGTCGGCTCTCAGATCCCGACGGTCGTCGCCCTGACGATGACGGACGTCCTTCAGCGCGAAGGGAAGTCGATCGACGTCGACCGATTGTCCGACGCCTTGGGAGTCCCCGTCGTCCCGGTGGTCTCGCACAAAGGCACCGGGCTGGCCGAGCTCAGGGCCGCGATCGTAGCGACCCTCGCGTCGCACGTCCGGCCCGAAGTCGACCTCGGGTTCCCGTCGATCGTGAGGGAGCCGGTCTTCCGGCTCCACGAACTTTTGGCCCGGGCAGGCATCGACGTGACCAAGAGTGCCGTCCGGGAAGCCTTGCTCGACGAGAACGCTCCGTTGAACCGGAAGCTGAAGAACACGCCGGAATTCGTCCAGGCATTTGCCGAGGAGCGCACCGCCATCATGAGCGGAGCCGTCCAAGGCAAGACCCTCGACGCTCAAGCCCGATACGCTTGGGCGGGCCGGGTCCGCCAAGAGACGGTCGTCGAACCGAACCGTCTTTCGCGTCGCGGTTCGGACAAGATCGACGCGTTCCTCACCCACCGCGTCTTCGGACTCATCTTCTTCGTGGCGGTCATGTACACCGTCTTCCAAAGCATTTACACGCTCGCGACGCCGCTGATGCAAGTGATCGAGTCCGCGACCGACGCGGTGAAAGGGTTCGTCGCCCCGATGTTGGCCGGCAATCCGACCGTACAGTCCTTGGTCGTGGACGGCGTCGTCACCGGGATCGGGACGGTCTTCATGTTCCTCCCGCAGATCCTGATCCTGTTCTTCTTCATCGCCGTCCTGGAAGGTTCCGGGTATCTGGCGCGCGCCGCCTTTCTGATGGACCGCCTTTTGGGATGGTGCGGCCTCAACGGTCGGGCGTTCATCCCGTTGCTGTCGTCGTTCGCTTGCGCCGTGCCGGGGATCATGGCGGCCCGGGTCATGCCCGACCATCGCTCACGTCTGGTCACGATCCTCGTCGCGCCGCTGATGAGTTGCTCGGCGCGTTTGCCCGTCTACGTGCTGATGATCGGCGCCTTCATCGAGCCGAAGTACGGCCCGCTCTGGGCTGGGTTCGCGCTCTTCGCGATGCACTTCGTGGGGCTGGCGTTCGCCGTACCGATCGTCTTCATCTTGAACAAGGGCGTGTTCCGGACACGCAAGCTCCCGTTCGTGCTCGAACTCCCCCGGTACCAATGGCCCCGGCTCCGCGACGTCTTCCTGACGATGGTCTCCCGCGTCAAGGTGTTCCTGAACACGGCCGGGACGATCATATTCGTGATGTCGATCGCGATCTGGGCGCTCCTTTCGTTCCCGAAGAGCGCAGAAGCCGATGCCCGCTATGCCGCCGACCACGCCCGGCTTGCGCCCGCCGTCGAACTCGGCAAGTACGTCCAAGCCAGGCAGACGGAAGACTCCTTTTTGGGTCAGTTCGGACGCGCGATCGAGCCTGCGTTCAAACCTGCCGGTTTCGACTGGCGTTTGACGACCGCCGTACTGGCCGCGTTCCCTGCGCGCGAAGTCGTCGTCAGCGCGATGGGGATCATCTTCGACATGGGCGGAGACGTCGACGAGTCGTCGGGAGACCTACGGACCGCGATCAGCCGGGCGACTTGGCCCGACGGAAAGCCGTTGATGACGGTCCCGACCTCGATCAGCCTTATGGTCTTCTTCGCCCTGTGCTGTCAGTGCATGGCGACGCTCGCCGCGATCAAACGGGAGACGGGAACGTGGAAGTGGGCCGCGTTCGCCTTCGTCTACATGACTGTCTTGGCGTACGTTTCGGCCGTCGCGATCTATCAGATCGGGTCACGGATCGCAGGCGGTTGA